Part of the Synechococcus sp. MU1617 genome, GCTGAACAGCGGCTGCAGTCCGCGCCCCAGCATCCAGGCTTGCCGCGCCACCAGCCCGATCTGCTGACGCAGGGCCATTTCCCAGCTGGAAGGGTGGACGCGAGCGGCGGCTCCAAGACTGCGGATTGCGCCCGGCCGGTCATGGCCGGTGGGGGACCGGCCATCCGTGGAGGCCAGAAACAACAAGCCGTCGAAGCGAAGGGCCTGGAGCGCCGGCTGAATCAGAGGCCCAGGAGAACCGAAGGCATCAAGGTCGATGAAATCGAACCAGTGGCGCTGAACAATCGACCGGTGCAGCAGCAGGTCTGCGGCATCTGCTGTGAGCCGAGTTGCACACTCCAGCCCCTGCACATTGGCCTGGATCAGCGGCAGCCGATCTGGATCCCCATCGTTGATCCAGAGCTGTGTCTCAACGGACGGGTTGCCCAGCGCCTCCAACCCCCAGCGCAGGGCCCGGATCCCGCAACCGGCCATCAGATCAAGCCAGCGCAGGGGCTGCGTGGCGTGGAGGATCTGGTGACGGGCCAGCAACACCGACAGGTCCCGGGCCGGACGCGACTCGGACCTGAAAAAGCCTGGGCCAAGGCTGAGCTCAGCCAAACCTTCGCGATAGTGATGATCGGTTGAGGTCAGAAGGGTGCCGCCTGCTGCTGTCCAGACTGCCGAGTGGGGTGTCCAGAGCTCCTGGACGTGGAGAGGCTGGCCCTGCCACTGGCGGGTCAGCGGCCCTGAAGCGGGCCCTGCCCTGCTGCTGTTGCACGGTTTCGGCGCTGCCAGCGGACACTGGCGCCACTGCGCGCCGCGCCTGGCTGATCAGGGCTGGCGGGTCTACAGCCTGGACCTGCTGGGTTTCGGTCAATCCGCCCAGCCGGCGCGGCCGATGGATAACCGGCTCTGGGCACTGCAGGCGTGTGCATTCCTCGATCAGGTGGTGCAGGGGCCAGCGGTGGTGATCGGCAATTCCCTGGGGGGCCTAACAGCGCTCACCGCCGCGGTGTTAGCGCCGAACCGGGTGCGGGCGGTGGTCGCCGCGCCCCTGCCGGACCCTGCCCTGATTCAACCGCTGCCGAAACGACGGG contains:
- a CDS encoding N2,N2-dimethylguanosine tRNA methyltransferase produces the protein MAELSLGPGFFRSESRPARDLSVLLARHQILHATQPLRWLDLMAGCGIRALRWGLEALGNPSVETQLWINDGDPDRLPLIQANVQGLECATRLTADAADLLLHRSIVQRHWFDFIDLDAFGSPGPLIQPALQALRFDGLLFLASTDGRSPTGHDRPGAIRSLGAAARVHPSSWEMALRQQIGLVARQAWMLGRGLQPLFSFSEGRTFRLALRLRRQIPAGDEQKLGLVARCESCGAQRVQPLLKLSGWPACDCAAGQGRWSISGPLWIGPLQEPQLLQQLLADAQQLGSQQISPATLRLMQRLQADPGDRPTVWPTDELARRLGIGGPPALRPLVKALQAAGYRASASGVMAGQVRTDAELPKLLQICTSLRGEGI